From Psychrobacillus sp. FSL K6-2836, a single genomic window includes:
- a CDS encoding ABC transporter permease encodes MKGLRMLTLLFAICLISFLLIKNSPIDPIQAYVGADMLKVGPEQREKIAEYWGLDQPVMVQFFSWLSALFAGDLGTSMIFRRPVSEIIGERFLNSLVLMLTAWVLSGVIGFVMGVVSAMKKDTWVDRIIKWYCYTLASTPTFWMGLLMLIVFAVWLGWFPIGLGVPAGVLSEDVTLADRIRHLVLPAMTLSILGVANVALHTRQKLIDVLASDYVLFARARGERGFILFWRHGLRNVALPAITLQFAAFSELFGGAVLAEQVFSYPGLGQATVEAGLRGDVPLLLGLVIFSTIFVFVGNLIADTIYYVVDPRTRESRMI; translated from the coding sequence ATGAAAGGTTTAAGAATGCTTACATTATTGTTTGCGATTTGCTTAATATCATTTTTATTAATAAAGAACTCCCCGATTGATCCGATTCAGGCCTACGTTGGCGCTGATATGTTAAAGGTAGGACCTGAACAGCGAGAGAAGATTGCTGAGTATTGGGGACTGGATCAACCTGTAATGGTGCAGTTTTTTAGTTGGCTTTCTGCTTTATTTGCTGGTGATTTGGGAACTTCAATGATTTTCCGACGTCCGGTGTCTGAAATCATCGGTGAACGCTTTTTAAACTCTCTTGTCTTGATGCTGACCGCATGGGTATTGTCGGGAGTTATCGGTTTTGTCATGGGCGTAGTGTCGGCCATGAAAAAGGACACTTGGGTCGATCGAATCATAAAATGGTACTGTTATACCTTGGCATCGACACCCACCTTTTGGATGGGCCTTCTGATGCTGATTGTTTTTGCAGTGTGGCTTGGATGGTTCCCAATTGGGTTAGGTGTTCCGGCGGGAGTTCTCTCGGAAGATGTCACACTAGCAGACCGAATACGGCATCTTGTACTTCCGGCGATGACACTTAGCATTCTTGGTGTTGCGAATGTGGCATTACATACGCGCCAGAAGCTAATCGATGTTCTTGCGAGTGATTATGTGTTGTTTGCAAGGGCGCGGGGTGAACGTGGCTTTATTTTGTTTTGGAGACATGGATTACGTAATGTTGCTCTGCCTGCAATCACCTTACAATTTGCTGCATTTAGTGAATTGTTTGGTGGTGCTGTTCTTGCTGAGCAAGTGTTTTCTTATCCGGGTCTTGGACAAGCGACAGTAGAAGCGGGTCTAAGGGGAGACGTTCCTCTTTTATTAGGATTAGTCATATTTAGTACGATATTTGTTTTTGTAGGAAATTTAATTGCTGATACGATTTACTACGTAGTAGATCCGAGAACAAGGGAGAGTCGGATGATATGA
- a CDS encoding ABC transporter permease — protein sequence MIRSLKLKKTEGKIKLFSLNRRQKTLVTILIATIFLVSVVVIGAVLDRERIATNLIARNLSPSMEHLFGTDWLGRDMFTRTIMGLSLSIGVGLIGAIGSTSIALILGMAAATMGKMADRLISWLIDLFLSVPHLVTLILIAFTLGGGFKGIVIGLMLTHWPSLARVIRAEVMQIRSAEYVQISRQMGKSRWWIAAHHILPHLIPQIMIGFMLLFPHVILHEAAVTFLGLGMSPHEPAIGIILSESMKYLSAGMWWLAFFPGLCLLIIVRIFDVIGESIRMIMDPTKAHDK from the coding sequence ATGATTCGAAGTCTCAAATTGAAAAAAACAGAAGGTAAGATAAAACTATTTTCCCTAAATAGAAGGCAGAAGACGCTCGTTACAATCCTAATCGCGACTATTTTTTTGGTAAGTGTTGTAGTGATCGGTGCCGTACTTGATAGAGAAAGAATTGCAACAAATCTTATCGCTCGAAATTTGTCCCCATCCATGGAACATCTTTTTGGTACGGATTGGTTAGGTAGGGACATGTTTACCCGGACGATTATGGGGCTTTCATTAAGTATTGGAGTTGGATTGATTGGAGCAATTGGCAGTACGTCAATTGCACTTATCCTTGGTATGGCTGCAGCAACAATGGGGAAAATGGCAGATCGTCTAATATCATGGCTTATCGACCTTTTTCTAAGTGTGCCCCATCTTGTAACGCTGATTTTGATTGCTTTTACGTTGGGGGGAGGATTTAAAGGTATTGTTATAGGGCTTATGCTAACCCATTGGCCAAGCCTTGCTCGAGTTATCAGAGCAGAGGTCATGCAAATTCGTTCCGCCGAATATGTTCAGATTTCTCGACAGATGGGAAAATCTCGTTGGTGGATAGCTGCACATCATATACTTCCACATTTGATCCCACAAATTATGATTGGTTTTATGTTGCTGTTCCCCCACGTGATTTTACACGAAGCTGCAGTTACATTTTTAGGTTTAGGGATGTCGCCTCACGAGCCAGCCATTGGTATTATTCTGTCGGAATCCATGAAATATTTGTCAGCTGGTATGTGGTGGCTTGCCTTTTTCCCTGGGCTTTGTTTACTAATTATTGTACGGATATTTGATGTGATTGGAGAAAGTATTAGAATGATTATGGATCCCACTAAAGCTCATGATAAGTAA
- a CDS encoding ABC transporter ATP-binding protein has protein sequence MPILEVENLSISFKQYISGLKQKSFNVISSLNVTLEPGEILAVVGASGSGKSLLAHAILGILPDNAAISGTIKYEGEVLTAVRQALLRGKDIALIPQSVNYLDPLMRVGNQVRTSVKNGDAIAAQRNVFERLHLKLAVENMYPFQLSGGMARRTLLSTAIVSGAKVIIADEPTPGLDPVVIKEALNNFKEFADNGCAVMLITHDIESALTIADKIAVFYAGTTVEVAPVENFTGDGEALRHPYSKALWRALPQNEFTPIPGAQPHPSALPSGCLFAPRCPMATSECEQALPEMRNLRNGKVRCIHAT, from the coding sequence ATGCCTATCCTTGAAGTAGAAAATTTATCGATATCTTTTAAACAATATATAAGTGGTTTGAAACAGAAAAGTTTTAATGTAATATCAAGTTTAAATGTCACGCTTGAACCAGGTGAAATTCTGGCAGTCGTAGGAGCCAGTGGTTCAGGGAAGAGTTTACTAGCCCATGCCATTCTCGGAATACTTCCAGACAATGCAGCCATAAGTGGAACTATTAAATATGAAGGAGAGGTACTTACTGCCGTACGGCAAGCTTTACTACGCGGTAAGGATATTGCACTTATTCCACAATCAGTAAACTATCTCGATCCACTTATGCGTGTAGGGAATCAAGTTCGTACTTCTGTAAAAAATGGAGATGCTATTGCAGCACAACGAAATGTTTTTGAGCGACTTCATCTAAAATTAGCTGTTGAGAATATGTACCCATTTCAGCTTTCTGGAGGTATGGCACGAAGAACGCTTCTATCCACTGCAATTGTAAGTGGAGCTAAAGTCATAATTGCGGATGAGCCTACACCAGGACTCGATCCAGTTGTTATCAAAGAAGCTTTAAATAATTTCAAGGAATTCGCAGACAATGGATGTGCGGTTATGCTCATCACACATGATATTGAATCCGCTTTAACAATTGCTGATAAAATTGCTGTGTTTTATGCAGGTACGACTGTAGAAGTAGCCCCAGTTGAGAATTTCACTGGTGATGGTGAAGCTTTGCGACATCCTTATAGTAAGGCTTTATGGAGAGCGCTGCCACAAAATGAATTTACACCAATTCCGGGTGCCCAACCCCATCCTAGTGCTTTACCATCTGGTTGCTTGTTTGCCCCACGGTGTCCGATGGCAACCTCTGAATGCGAACAAGCACTGCCGGAAATGCGCAACCTTCGGAATGGGAAGGTGAGGTGTATTCATGCAACTTGA
- a CDS encoding ABC transporter ATP-binding protein gives MQLDAKNIGFRYGNGPWLFRGVDLTIEPGEIVGLTAPSGRGKTTFCRILAGFEKPIEGNITVNGLPVSKKEFHPVQLVFQHPEKAVNPRWKMEKILNEGWKPDQELLDLLGIEQEWLTRWPNELSGGELQRFCVARALGPNTRFLIADEMTTMLDAITQAQIWHAVLEIAKKRGMGIIIVSHEAKLIQRLCHREIELENFNA, from the coding sequence ATGCAACTTGATGCAAAAAACATCGGATTTCGTTATGGGAATGGGCCATGGTTGTTTCGGGGAGTCGATTTAACTATAGAACCAGGGGAAATCGTTGGACTCACGGCCCCGAGTGGACGTGGTAAAACAACTTTTTGTCGTATTTTAGCGGGATTCGAGAAACCTATTGAGGGTAACATTACCGTAAATGGGCTACCGGTGTCCAAGAAAGAATTTCATCCTGTACAATTAGTCTTTCAACATCCGGAAAAAGCGGTAAATCCACGATGGAAAATGGAGAAGATTCTTAATGAAGGGTGGAAACCTGATCAAGAACTGCTAGATTTATTAGGAATTGAGCAGGAGTGGCTGACACGTTGGCCTAACGAATTGTCTGGAGGAGAGTTACAACGATTTTGTGTAGCTAGGGCATTGGGACCCAATACTCGCTTTTTAATTGCGGATGAAATGACAACAATGCTCGACGCAATTACACAAGCTCAAATTTGGCATGCAGTTCTTGAAATCGCCAAAAAGCGAGGGATGGGTATAATCATTGTCAGCCATGAGGCGAAGCTGATTCAAAGACTTTGTCATCGAGAGATTGAGTTGGAAAATTTTAATGCATAA
- a CDS encoding aldo/keto reductase family protein, whose translation MKKIKLNNGVEIPIVGTGTNTYGKEENQYSGALRGDTQEIDWAIENGYRHFDSAQVYFNEEVLGEGLKKSSQPRENYFITSKLNTFKGFGGTDWAHAEIKKSLEKLQTDYIDLFLIHSPWDNNEEILEAWNILEEYYTRGVFKSIGVSNFKKGHLDLILEKGKIKPAVNQIESHVGQWNEELIAYNKIHDIATVAWSPLKGIDENAKQVLEKIGNQYGKTYAQVILRYQIERDVIVIPKSHNKDRQAQSLDTFDFELTANDRERIAAL comes from the coding sequence ATGAAAAAAATTAAATTAAACAATGGCGTTGAGATTCCAATTGTTGGTACTGGTACAAATACATACGGTAAAGAGGAAAATCAGTACTCGGGTGCTTTAAGGGGTGACACACAGGAGATTGACTGGGCAATTGAAAATGGCTACCGTCATTTTGACTCTGCGCAAGTTTATTTCAATGAAGAAGTGCTAGGAGAAGGGTTAAAAAAATCTTCTCAACCACGTGAAAATTACTTTATCACAAGCAAGCTTAATACCTTTAAAGGTTTTGGCGGTACAGACTGGGCTCATGCGGAAATTAAAAAAAGTTTAGAGAAATTACAAACTGACTATATTGATTTATTCTTAATTCATTCTCCTTGGGATAACAACGAGGAAATTTTAGAAGCATGGAACATTTTAGAAGAATACTACACTCGTGGTGTGTTTAAATCTATTGGTGTTTCGAACTTTAAAAAAGGGCATTTGGATTTAATTCTTGAAAAAGGAAAAATAAAACCTGCTGTTAACCAGATAGAATCACACGTTGGACAATGGAATGAAGAATTAATTGCGTACAATAAAATCCACGACATAGCAACAGTTGCTTGGTCCCCATTAAAAGGTATCGATGAAAATGCTAAGCAGGTTCTAGAAAAAATTGGAAATCAGTATGGAAAGACGTATGCACAAGTTATATTACGTTATCAAATTGAAAGGGACGTTATCGTCATTCCTAAGTCTCATAATAAAGATCGCCAAGCACAAAGTTTAGATACTTTTGACTTTGAACTAACAGCAAACGATCGTGAACGTATCGCTGCCCTATAA
- a CDS encoding DegV family protein encodes MRRIILSTESGADLPKDLVEKHRIQVVPMHVIMDGKDYLDGELSVEEVFNYHSRTKKIPSTTATNVHEYHDLFTKIRLNFPDSIIIHIGYTSKASASFQSALIAAEDFEDLFLFDTLNVTGGLAAIVMYAATMLEEEPSISHVRLIEELESIVPKTRLAFLPGSLDFLRAGGRVSNVAYIGGLLLKIKPCIELIEGKLVSTRKYRGSMSIVAEKLMRDYLNQYDIDRKQLYLIYSIGLDESIKRRMDEIAKEIGFENVTWMQAGAMISTHAGPGGFGIAGVEC; translated from the coding sequence ATGAGAAGGATTATTTTATCGACAGAGAGTGGAGCCGATCTACCGAAAGACCTGGTTGAAAAACATCGAATTCAAGTAGTACCGATGCACGTCATCATGGATGGGAAGGATTATTTAGATGGTGAGCTATCTGTAGAGGAAGTTTTTAATTATCATAGTCGTACCAAAAAAATACCATCTACAACAGCAACGAATGTACATGAGTATCATGATTTGTTTACGAAAATCCGATTAAATTTTCCTGATAGCATCATTATTCACATTGGATATACGTCAAAAGCATCTGCTTCCTTTCAAAGTGCATTAATTGCAGCGGAAGATTTTGAAGACCTTTTCCTATTTGATACGCTAAATGTAACAGGTGGATTAGCTGCAATCGTGATGTATGCGGCAACTATGCTTGAGGAAGAACCTTCCATTAGCCATGTTCGCTTAATAGAAGAGCTAGAATCTATAGTTCCTAAAACAAGATTGGCTTTCCTTCCCGGCAGTTTAGATTTTCTAAGAGCGGGTGGACGGGTAAGTAACGTTGCTTATATTGGAGGGTTATTATTAAAAATAAAGCCCTGTATCGAGTTAATAGAGGGAAAGCTTGTTTCAACTAGAAAATACCGTGGGAGTATGAGCATAGTTGCGGAAAAACTCATGCGAGATTACTTAAACCAATACGATATAGATAGAAAACAGCTGTATTTGATCTACTCTATCGGACTTGATGAGAGTATTAAGAGACGGATGGATGAAATCGCAAAGGAAATAGGTTTCGAAAATGTTACATGGATGCAAGCGGGTGCTATGATTTCAACCCATGCTGGGCCAGGTGGTTTTGGGATTGCAGGAGTAGAATGTTAG
- a CDS encoding YfiT family bacillithiol transferase → MDVKYPIGKLQVPEKVKLANIQEWLKEIETYTVRLRKTVDLLSDEELSKTYREGAWTVRQLVHHITDSQLNMYQRLKLALTADNPTVPAFDEEKWAIQPDTGLPVESSIKMLEGINERIVSLGQSLTEEQLERAFTHQTNGKITVATKVAKLSWHEEHHLAHIKIALSK, encoded by the coding sequence ATGGATGTAAAATACCCAATTGGAAAATTACAAGTTCCTGAAAAAGTAAAGTTAGCAAATATTCAAGAATGGTTAAAGGAAATCGAAACTTACACGGTTCGACTAAGGAAAACTGTCGACTTATTAAGTGACGAGGAATTAAGCAAAACTTACCGTGAAGGTGCCTGGACAGTTCGTCAACTTGTTCATCATATTACAGACTCTCAGTTGAACATGTATCAACGTTTGAAGCTTGCTTTAACAGCTGACAATCCAACAGTCCCAGCTTTTGATGAAGAAAAGTGGGCTATTCAACCAGATACAGGGCTTCCAGTAGAAAGTTCTATTAAAATGTTAGAAGGCATCAATGAGCGTATCGTATCTTTAGGACAAAGTTTAACTGAAGAGCAATTAGAACGAGCATTTACTCACCAAACAAATGGCAAAATAACAGTGGCAACAAAAGTTGCAAAATTATCTTGGCATGAAGAGCATCACTTAGCCCATATTAAAATCGCATTATCAAAATGA
- a CDS encoding YtoQ family protein produces the protein MELIVYLAGQIHDDWREEVAQKARVKNLPLVFVSPQTNHDRSDNIGEEIQGKQPSALYKDDAASDINNFRTQVLMKKADIVIALFGEKYKQWNTAMDASTAIAMNKPTIIIRPESLIHPLKELSNKANVTVETVDQAIDVISYIFN, from the coding sequence ATGGAACTTATTGTTTATTTAGCAGGTCAGATCCATGATGATTGGAGAGAAGAAGTTGCACAAAAAGCAAGGGTTAAAAATCTTCCCCTCGTATTTGTATCCCCTCAAACAAATCATGATCGTTCAGACAATATCGGCGAAGAAATTCAAGGAAAACAGCCATCTGCTCTTTATAAAGATGATGCTGCATCAGATATTAATAATTTCCGAACACAAGTCTTAATGAAGAAAGCGGATATCGTCATTGCCTTATTCGGAGAAAAATATAAACAATGGAATACAGCAATGGACGCCAGCACGGCAATTGCTATGAACAAACCGACGATTATTATTAGACCTGAATCATTAATTCACCCATTAAAAGAGCTTTCAAATAAGGCAAATGTTACTGTAGAAACCGTTGATCAAGCAATAGATGTCATCAGTTATATTTTTAATTGA
- a CDS encoding phosphoribosylaminoimidazolesuccinocarboxamide synthase encodes MKHVYTGKTKDVYELEDGNFLLQFKDDVTGVDGVFDPGANSVGLKIEGAGRSGLKLTKYFFEVLKEKGIPTHYVDAHIEKATLTVKPAEVFGKGLEIICRYRAVGSFLRRYGLYAEEGQPLNAFVEVTLKDDEREDPPISEDALDMLGVLSKDEYKVLKELTQQIGNVVKEELAKKDIELYDIKFEFGRTGKDKQIVLIDEISGGNMRAYKDGKYIEPLALEKLFL; translated from the coding sequence ATGAAGCATGTTTATACAGGAAAAACAAAAGATGTATATGAATTAGAGGATGGCAACTTCCTTCTACAATTTAAAGATGATGTTACAGGTGTTGACGGTGTATTTGATCCAGGTGCCAATTCAGTAGGGTTGAAAATCGAAGGTGCTGGACGTTCAGGATTAAAGCTTACAAAATACTTTTTTGAAGTATTAAAGGAAAAAGGAATCCCAACTCATTATGTTGATGCTCATATCGAAAAGGCAACACTGACTGTAAAACCTGCTGAAGTTTTCGGAAAAGGGCTTGAAATCATTTGCCGATATCGTGCGGTAGGAAGCTTTTTACGTAGATACGGATTATACGCTGAAGAAGGACAACCATTAAATGCTTTCGTCGAAGTGACACTTAAGGATGATGAACGCGAAGACCCGCCAATTAGTGAAGATGCTTTAGATATGCTTGGTGTCTTATCAAAAGATGAATATAAAGTATTAAAAGAATTAACACAACAAATCGGAAACGTCGTTAAAGAAGAACTTGCGAAAAAAGACATTGAGTTATATGATATTAAATTTGAATTTGGCCGTACAGGTAAAGATAAACAAATTGTTTTAATTGATGAAATCTCTGGTGGCAACATGCGTGCTTATAAAGATGGAAAATATATCGAACCATTAGCATTAGAAAAACTATTCTTATAA
- a CDS encoding DUF4256 domain-containing protein gives MELSLEQREELLRLLKARFEKYMNRHDGIEWTSVQAKLEANTEKLWSLYEMEKTEGEPDVVGYDKQNDEYIFIDCSAESPKGRRSVCFDREALESRKKHKPENSAIDMATDMGIELLTEEQYRELQKLGNFDLKTSSWVQTPNNIRKLGGALFCDCRYDTVFVYHNGADSYYAARGFRGSLRV, from the coding sequence ATGGAGTTGTCACTAGAACAACGTGAAGAATTACTTAGGTTATTGAAAGCCCGTTTTGAGAAATACATGAATCGTCATGATGGAATTGAATGGACTAGTGTCCAAGCAAAGTTAGAAGCGAATACTGAAAAACTGTGGTCTCTCTATGAAATGGAAAAAACCGAAGGAGAACCGGATGTTGTTGGTTATGATAAGCAGAATGACGAATACATTTTCATTGACTGTTCAGCAGAAAGTCCCAAAGGTCGCAGAAGTGTTTGTTTCGATCGTGAAGCGTTGGAGTCAAGAAAAAAACACAAACCAGAAAATAGCGCCATTGATATGGCAACTGACATGGGAATTGAACTTTTAACGGAGGAACAATATCGAGAGTTACAGAAACTTGGTAATTTCGATTTGAAAACATCGAGTTGGGTGCAAACACCTAATAATATTAGAAAACTCGGCGGGGCTCTATTTTGTGATTGTCGCTACGACACTGTCTTTGTTTACCACAATGGAGCAGATTCCTACTATGCTGCAAGGGGTTTCCGTGGCTCTCTAAGGGTCTAA
- a CDS encoding M48 family metallopeptidase: protein MKVEIENNMIEFNVQFGNRKKLSILIDLLGFITVKVPKGTSNEIIVSAIESKGKWILEKIHEIEVSREIPRAREYHAQGKFLYLGKECFLHELIDISDLNEEALKRNLKKFYINRCKAIVEERIKIYEKQLKVKPKIIEIVESKVKWGSCSSDKKITFNFRLAMAPIEVIDYVIIHELCHITHMNHDRSFWRRVGSIMPDYKEKEEFLARNAHLMSL from the coding sequence ATGAAAGTTGAAATTGAAAATAATATGATAGAATTTAATGTTCAATTTGGAAATAGGAAGAAGCTATCCATACTTATAGATTTGTTGGGTTTCATAACTGTTAAAGTTCCAAAGGGTACAAGTAATGAAATTATTGTCAGTGCAATAGAAAGTAAAGGGAAATGGATACTTGAGAAAATTCATGAAATTGAAGTATCTCGAGAAATTCCTAGGGCAAGAGAGTATCACGCTCAAGGGAAGTTTTTATACCTTGGAAAAGAGTGTTTTCTTCATGAATTAATAGATATTAGTGATTTAAATGAGGAGGCACTTAAAAGAAATCTCAAGAAGTTCTATATCAATAGGTGTAAAGCGATCGTAGAGGAACGTATAAAAATATATGAAAAACAGCTGAAAGTAAAGCCTAAAATCATTGAAATAGTAGAATCTAAAGTCAAATGGGGTAGCTGTAGTTCGGATAAAAAGATTACCTTTAATTTTCGTCTTGCCATGGCTCCAATAGAAGTAATCGATTATGTGATAATCCATGAATTATGTCATATAACTCATATGAACCATGATCGTTCATTTTGGAGACGTGTTGGAAGTATTATGCCAGACTACAAAGAAAAGGAAGAGTTTTTAGCAAGGAATGCTCATTTGATGTCACTTTAA
- a CDS encoding GNAT family N-acetyltransferase, translating to MIVYRNSTSNISSEMLEGFFVDWPNPPSPKTHLAMLNKSSKVIIAIDDNTNQVVGFITAISDGVLSAYIPFLEVLPEYKNKGIGKELVSRMLKELADIYMIDLCCDDDLVPYYDKFGMTKTNGMVLRNYKMQSGNN from the coding sequence ATGATAGTATACAGAAACTCAACAAGTAATATATCTTCTGAGATGTTAGAAGGTTTTTTTGTGGATTGGCCTAATCCACCGAGTCCAAAAACTCACTTAGCAATGTTAAATAAAAGCAGTAAAGTGATTATAGCGATTGATGATAATACAAACCAAGTAGTAGGATTTATTACAGCGATAAGTGATGGAGTTCTATCTGCCTATATTCCATTTCTTGAGGTTTTACCAGAATACAAAAATAAAGGTATAGGCAAGGAATTAGTAAGTCGGATGCTAAAGGAACTTGCTGACATATATATGATAGATTTATGTTGTGACGATGACTTAGTTCCTTATTATGATAAGTTCGGAATGACGAAGACAAATGGTATGGTTTTGAGAAACTATAAAATGCAATCTGGAAATAACTAA
- a CDS encoding SRPBCC family protein, giving the protein MDKNNSVITVEAIVHAPVEKVWEYWIEPDHITKWNTASDDWHTPLAENDLRAGGKFVSRMEAKDGSFGFDFGGVYDEVRAHEFISYKLEDGRKVEITFIPLENYTKVVEVFEPETTNPNEMQQEGWQAILNNFKKHAEQQ; this is encoded by the coding sequence ATGGACAAGAATAATTCAGTAATAACGGTGGAAGCAATTGTGCATGCCCCTGTTGAAAAAGTATGGGAATATTGGATAGAGCCGGATCATATAACGAAGTGGAATACCGCTTCAGATGATTGGCATACACCACTTGCTGAAAATGATTTAAGAGCCGGCGGGAAATTTGTTTCTAGAATGGAAGCGAAAGATGGAAGCTTTGGTTTTGATTTTGGAGGAGTTTATGATGAAGTGCGTGCCCATGAGTTCATTTCTTATAAATTAGAAGATGGAAGAAAAGTTGAAATTACTTTTATCCCATTAGAAAACTACACGAAGGTGGTAGAAGTTTTCGAGCCAGAAACGACTAATCCGAATGAAATGCAGCAAGAAGGATGGCAGGCAATTTTAAACAATTTCAAAAAGCATGCGGAGCAACAGTAA